In Methanoregula sp., a single genomic region encodes these proteins:
- a CDS encoding HEPN domain-containing protein: MKNRSLAEQWLGRAKSNLSRAATGKTGPDVLYEDLCFDCQQAGEKSLKALMVLNNLVPSPTHSLSILVETLEKRKVVIPDDVKAAVALSYYAVTTRYPGHYEPIEEEEYLQALAMARRVVAWVESRF, encoded by the coding sequence ATGAAAAACCGGTCGCTTGCTGAACAATGGCTTGGCCGGGCAAAGAGCAACCTGAGCCGGGCAGCGACAGGCAAGACCGGCCCTGATGTCCTGTATGAAGACCTCTGTTTTGACTGCCAGCAGGCCGGCGAGAAATCGCTCAAGGCGCTGATGGTTCTCAATAATCTCGTCCCTTCACCAACGCATTCCCTTTCCATTCTCGTCGAGACGCTGGAAAAGCGTAAGGTTGTCATCCCGGATGATGTGAAAGCGGCTGTCGCACTTTCCTACTATGCGGTGACAACGCGGTATCCCGGCCATTATGAACCAATCGAAGAAGAAGAATACCTCCAGGCTCTTGCAATGGCTCGAAGGGTAGTTGCATGGGTTGAAAGCCGGTTTTAG
- a CDS encoding nucleotidyltransferase domain-containing protein yields MRNIIQLFRHKNREGYVIPATSRQKKKTPLQRIVEIITRTADPDRIILFGSRARRDNKKKSDFDICVIKHGVTRRRDLAMQLYRDLYGVGAAVDVIVETPEVYEELRDNPFLIYHDIARQGKVIYEKPVAC; encoded by the coding sequence GTGAGAAACATCATTCAACTATTCCGACACAAAAACCGGGAGGGATACGTTATTCCGGCAACTTCGCGGCAAAAGAAGAAGACCCCGCTCCAGAGAATTGTTGAGATCATCACGCGTACTGCCGATCCCGATCGCATCATCCTTTTTGGTTCCCGGGCCCGGCGGGATAACAAAAAAAAGAGCGACTTTGATATCTGTGTGATCAAACACGGGGTTACCCGGCGGCGCGATCTCGCGATGCAGCTCTATCGCGATCTGTACGGGGTCGGCGCAGCAGTAGATGTTATCGTAGAGACCCCCGAGGTGTATGAAGAACTCAGGGATAATCCCTTCCTCATTTACCATGATATTGCCCGGCAGGGGAAAGTGATCTATGAAAAACCGGTCGCTTGCTGA